The Streptomyces sp. P9-A4 genome contains a region encoding:
- a CDS encoding helix-turn-helix domain-containing protein, whose product MILLRRLLGDVLRRQRQRQGRTLREVSSSARVSLGYLSEVERGQKEASSELLSAICDALDVRMSELMREVSDELSLAELAESAAVSEPVPAPVRPMLNSVSVTSVAGVPTGRVTIKAPAEAVDVVAA is encoded by the coding sequence ATGATTCTGCTCCGTCGCCTGTTGGGTGACGTGCTGCGTCGGCAGCGCCAGCGCCAAGGCCGTACTCTGCGCGAAGTCTCCTCGTCCGCCCGAGTCTCGCTCGGCTATCTCTCCGAGGTGGAGCGGGGGCAGAAGGAGGCATCCTCCGAGCTGCTCTCCGCGATCTGCGACGCGCTGGACGTACGGATGTCCGAGCTCATGCGTGAAGTGAGCGACGAGCTGTCACTGGCCGAACTGGCCGAGTCGGCAGCGGTGAGCGAACCGGTGCCGGCGCCGGTCCGCCCGATGCTCAATTCGGTGTCGGTGACGTCGGTGGCAGGTGTGCCCACCGGGCGGGTGACCATCAAGGCGCCCGCGGAAGCGGTGGACGTCGTCGCTGCCTGA
- a CDS encoding SDR family NAD(P)-dependent oxidoreductase: protein MTTTLPAYDLTGRTAFVTGAASGIGRATAALLSRAGATVHCADRDEDGLKETAALIAGQGGTAHTHLLDVTDRPALAAAVRAAGPLHVMAAIAGIMHTSSVLETREEDLDRVLAVNFKGVLHACQEAARSMIDAGVPGSIVTMASGAMDTASPGLLCYSVTKAAVVQLTKTLAVEVGRHGIRANAVAPGWIRTPMTDRHEPAAQEQAEAAMIRHSPLGRVGEAEDIAHAVLHLASDASAFTTGQILRPNGGVAMPW from the coding sequence ATGACGACGACTCTTCCGGCATACGACCTCACCGGCCGCACCGCGTTCGTCACCGGCGCCGCGAGCGGCATCGGCCGTGCCACCGCGGCCCTCCTCTCCCGGGCCGGTGCCACCGTCCACTGCGCCGACCGCGACGAGGACGGCCTCAAGGAGACCGCGGCCCTCATCGCCGGGCAGGGCGGCACCGCGCACACCCACCTCCTGGACGTCACCGACCGCCCCGCGCTCGCGGCGGCCGTCCGCGCCGCGGGCCCGCTCCACGTCATGGCCGCCATCGCCGGGATCATGCACACGAGCTCCGTCCTGGAGACCCGCGAAGAGGACCTGGACCGCGTCCTCGCCGTGAACTTCAAGGGCGTCCTCCACGCGTGCCAGGAGGCGGCCCGCTCGATGATCGACGCGGGCGTCCCCGGCTCGATCGTCACGATGGCCTCGGGCGCGATGGACACCGCGAGCCCCGGCCTGCTCTGCTACAGCGTCACCAAGGCGGCGGTCGTACAGCTGACGAAGACCCTCGCGGTGGAGGTCGGCCGGCACGGAATCCGGGCCAACGCCGTCGCCCCGGGCTGGATCCGCACCCCGATGACCGACCGGCACGAGCCGGCCGCCCAGGAGCAGGCGGAGGCCGCCATGATCCGTCACTCACCGCTGGGGCGGGTCGGGGAGGCCGAGGACATCGCGCACGCGGTCCTGCACCTGGCCTCCGACGCGTCCGCGTTCACGACCGGCCAGATCCTCCGCCCCAACGGCGGCGTCGCGATGCCCTGGTGA